In Terriglobales bacterium, a genomic segment contains:
- the argH gene encoding argininosuccinate lyase, producing MWSGRFRRPLNPEFEQWQRSFPFDKRLLPQEIAASGAHARALAGVGVLSPTELKSLLDALAHVKHAVESDPRFLEDSEAEDVHHFLERRLVELAGDVGLKLHAGRSRNEQIATDLRLFVRDAIDQLGLKLVEFVDVVTEKAKAAGKSAMPAHTHLQAAEPVLVAHWLLTYSEMLLRDHSRLQDCRARLNFCPLGSGAVAGATLPLDRQAMAAELGFTAPTANSIDATSDRDFAIEFVQAASLLGIHLSRWAEEMILFSTREFGFVRLPETYSTGSSAMPQKMNPDALELIRGKSGRLAGAATSLLMTAKGLPLAYNKDLQETQEPVFETADTSLQCVQTAIGFLRDCEFDFARMGAAAECGFMNAMAAATYLAAKGVPFRTAHECIGKAVSACLDRGCELADLSLE from the coding sequence ATGTGGTCGGGCCGGTTCCGCCGGCCGCTGAATCCGGAATTCGAGCAGTGGCAGCGGTCGTTTCCCTTTGACAAGCGACTTCTGCCGCAGGAGATCGCGGCCAGCGGTGCGCACGCTCGTGCGCTTGCTGGCGTCGGCGTTCTTTCTCCGACCGAACTGAAGTCGCTGCTCGACGCGCTTGCGCATGTAAAGCATGCCGTGGAGAGCGATCCGCGATTTCTCGAAGATAGCGAAGCGGAGGATGTTCACCACTTCCTCGAACGCCGGCTGGTCGAACTCGCAGGTGACGTTGGCCTGAAGCTGCATGCTGGACGTAGCCGCAATGAGCAGATTGCTACCGATCTGCGCCTGTTCGTGCGTGACGCGATCGATCAGCTTGGCCTCAAGCTTGTCGAGTTTGTGGATGTAGTTACCGAGAAAGCCAAGGCAGCCGGAAAATCGGCGATGCCGGCGCACACGCATCTGCAAGCCGCAGAGCCTGTGCTGGTCGCGCACTGGCTGCTCACATATTCGGAGATGCTGTTGCGCGATCACTCACGCCTACAAGACTGCCGCGCACGGCTGAATTTCTGTCCTTTGGGATCTGGAGCAGTTGCAGGAGCGACGCTCCCGTTGGATCGGCAAGCTATGGCCGCGGAACTCGGGTTCACTGCTCCCACAGCCAACAGCATCGACGCGACTAGCGATCGTGACTTTGCGATTGAGTTCGTACAGGCAGCTTCGTTGCTCGGCATTCACCTGAGCCGCTGGGCGGAAGAGATGATTCTCTTCTCCACACGTGAATTCGGATTCGTGCGCTTGCCCGAAACTTACTCGACGGGCAGCAGTGCGATGCCGCAGAAAATGAATCCCGATGCCTTGGAGCTGATCCGTGGCAAATCGGGAAGGCTTGCCGGAGCAGCGACCTCTTTGTTGATGACCGCAAAGGGTCTGCCGCTTGCCTACAACAAAGATTTGCAGGAGACGCAGGAGCCGGTGTTCGAGACGGCTGATACATCTTTGCAGTGCGTACAGACTGCGATCGGCTTCTTGCGCGACTGCGAGTTCGACTTCGCTCGCATGGGCGCTGCTGCCGAGTGTGGGTTTATGAACGCCATGGCCGCTGCTACCTATCTTGCTGCGAAGGGAGTTCCTTTCCGCACGGCCCACGAGTGTATCGGTAAGGCCGTAAGTGCTTGCCTCGATCGAGGCTGCGAACTGGCTGATTTAAGTTTGGAG
- a CDS encoding argininosuccinate synthase, with the protein MPEKVVLAYSGGLDTSIIIPWLKENYAYDVIAMVADVGQSEDLDAVVAKAYKTGASKVVVRDMREEFLTDYVFPAIAAGAVYEHKYLLGTSLARPVIAKHQVEVALEENATAVAHGCTGKGNDQVRFEHAYQALAPQLKVIAPWREWDLKSREDCLAYAESRGIPVAASREKIHSRDRNLLHISHEGGELEDPANAPLETTWQWTNSPQTAPDKAEQVEIGFAHGVPVSINGKSLAPVALLEKLNDIAARNGVGRVDLVENRFVGIKSRGCYETPGGTLILTAHRELEALCLDRDLMHFKQQLALKYAELVYFGLWFTPLRESLDAFVSSTQKEVTGTVGLSLYKGNVSVTGRKSEYSLYRTDLSSFTMGESYDQKDAAGFIRILGLPARSRAILRKATPEEEVVSA; encoded by the coding sequence ATGCCTGAGAAAGTTGTACTTGCTTATTCCGGAGGACTCGATACCTCCATCATCATTCCGTGGCTTAAGGAAAACTATGCCTATGACGTGATCGCCATGGTTGCGGACGTAGGACAGAGTGAAGACCTTGATGCCGTCGTCGCCAAGGCTTATAAGACCGGCGCTTCGAAAGTCGTCGTACGCGACATGCGCGAGGAGTTCCTCACCGATTACGTCTTCCCGGCCATCGCGGCCGGAGCGGTTTACGAGCACAAATATCTTCTGGGCACGTCACTCGCTCGTCCGGTGATTGCCAAGCATCAGGTAGAAGTTGCGCTCGAAGAAAACGCTACTGCCGTTGCACACGGATGCACGGGTAAGGGCAACGATCAGGTGCGCTTCGAGCATGCGTATCAAGCGCTCGCTCCGCAGTTGAAGGTGATCGCGCCCTGGCGCGAGTGGGACCTGAAATCGCGTGAGGACTGCCTCGCTTACGCCGAGAGCCGCGGAATTCCCGTCGCAGCGAGCCGCGAGAAGATCCATAGCCGCGACCGCAACCTGCTGCATATCAGCCATGAAGGCGGCGAACTCGAAGATCCAGCCAACGCTCCTTTGGAGACGACATGGCAGTGGACTAACTCTCCGCAGACCGCGCCCGACAAAGCAGAGCAGGTAGAGATCGGATTCGCCCATGGTGTGCCCGTTTCCATAAACGGGAAGAGCCTCGCTCCTGTTGCGCTGCTTGAAAAGCTGAACGACATCGCCGCGCGCAACGGTGTGGGTCGTGTCGATCTGGTCGAGAACCGTTTCGTCGGCATCAAGTCACGCGGCTGCTATGAGACTCCGGGCGGCACGCTCATCCTCACTGCTCATCGCGAACTCGAAGCGTTGTGCCTCGATCGCGATTTGATGCACTTCAAGCAGCAGCTCGCGCTGAAATATGCGGAGCTCGTCTATTTCGGACTTTGGTTCACGCCGTTGCGCGAATCGCTCGATGCATTCGTAAGCAGCACGCAGAAAGAAGTCACAGGCACTGTGGGATTGAGCCTCTACAAAGGCAATGTCTCTGTTACTGGCCGCAAGTCGGAGTACTCGCTCTATCGGACTGATCTGTCGTCTTTCACCATGGGCGAAAGCTACGACCAGAAGGACGCTGCCGGCTTTATCCGCATTCTTGGGCTGCCTGCGCGTTCACGAGCCATCCTGCGCAAAGCTACTCCTGAAGAGGAGGTTGTGTCGGCGTGA
- the argF gene encoding ornithine carbamoyltransferase, whose product MSTRPVTQIPVSPMPEMQSWCEDLISISDLGPSGISSVLDLAALMKARPVDFRGALAGKQVVMFFEKPSLRTRLTFEAGITSLGGHAFFVDQTASRIDAREKLSDIAHNLERWVDGLVLRTFAHSTVTGMAEHASIPVINALSELEHPCQALADYLTLQEKFGDLRNVTLAYVGDGNNVAHSLMLAAACLGSTIRVATPEGYSPKAEIVKQAKKIASTTGATIQLLTDVQRAVNGADAIYTDVWASMGQENEAASRKQIFGGYQVNDKLFTHAAPDAIFMHCLPAHRGEEVTDAVIDSPRSVVFDQAENRLHVQKAIMLMLLGGNAPRISAGQKKPRRVHA is encoded by the coding sequence TTGAGCACACGACCCGTAACTCAGATCCCGGTAAGCCCGATGCCAGAGATGCAATCGTGGTGTGAGGACCTGATTTCCATCAGCGATCTCGGTCCGTCAGGAATTAGCTCCGTACTTGATTTGGCGGCCCTCATGAAAGCGCGTCCCGTGGACTTTCGCGGAGCTCTCGCGGGTAAGCAAGTAGTGATGTTCTTTGAAAAGCCCTCGCTGCGCACAAGGCTCACGTTTGAAGCTGGCATCACCAGCCTGGGCGGACACGCGTTCTTTGTCGATCAGACAGCCTCGCGCATCGACGCGCGCGAAAAGCTCAGCGACATCGCTCATAACCTCGAGCGCTGGGTCGATGGCTTGGTGCTGCGCACGTTTGCTCACTCGACTGTCACCGGAATGGCCGAGCACGCGAGCATCCCTGTGATCAATGCGCTCAGCGAACTCGAACATCCCTGCCAGGCGCTGGCTGACTACCTCACGCTTCAGGAAAAATTCGGCGACCTGCGCAACGTGACGCTCGCTTACGTTGGCGATGGCAACAATGTGGCGCATTCCCTGATGCTGGCGGCTGCATGTCTGGGGAGCACGATCCGCGTTGCTACTCCCGAGGGCTATAGCCCGAAGGCGGAGATCGTGAAACAAGCGAAGAAAATTGCTTCGACAACCGGGGCAACGATCCAGCTTCTCACCGACGTTCAAAGAGCTGTCAACGGCGCCGACGCGATCTACACCGACGTTTGGGCGAGCATGGGCCAGGAAAATGAAGCGGCATCCCGCAAACAGATCTTCGGCGGGTACCAGGTGAACGACAAGCTCTTTACCCACGCCGCGCCGGACGCGATCTTTATGCATTGCCTGCCCGCGCATCGCGGAGAAGAAGTCACGGATGCCGTAATCGACTCACCGCGTTCGGTAGTCTTCGACCAGGCCGAGAACCGGCTGCATGTCCAGAAGGCCATCATGCTGATGTTGCTCGGCGGAAATGCACCGCGTATTTCCGCCGGCCAGAAGAAACCAAGGAGAGTTCATGCCTGA
- a CDS encoding aspartate aminotransferase family protein, with translation MKLAEAKQKEGQLLLPTYDRVPLLLESGKDVYLYDADGRKYLDFITGIGVNALGYGDRAVLKTIAKQSARLIHSSNLFYHEFTAPLAERLTRISGLDRVFLSNSGTEAWEGALKIARAYAKKKAPTGSEPKWRVLAMENSFHGRTYGSLSTTGQAKYRDPYAPVLPGIEFVTFNDVEDLKQKFNDSVCAVAIETVQGEGGIQLVSSEFLETARALTAGSGALLLIDEIQSGLGRTGKWFAYQHYDIKPDVVTIAKPIAGGLPLGALLTTNEAASALKPGMHGTTFGGGPLACAVACTVIDQIEKRKLIKSNRELGKYFVKKLEALKKKHKSIREVRGLGLMVAAELTSADLAKAVVPAMLERGVIINRTHETTLRFLPAYTIAKKHIDEVVKSLEATLKQLEKHYIQKEAPVSPEGELVAQGSTH, from the coding sequence ATGAAACTGGCCGAAGCAAAACAGAAGGAAGGGCAGCTTCTGTTGCCTACCTACGATCGAGTTCCGCTGTTGCTCGAGAGCGGCAAGGACGTCTATCTCTATGATGCCGACGGCCGCAAGTATCTCGACTTCATCACTGGCATCGGCGTGAATGCGCTGGGATACGGCGATCGCGCGGTGCTGAAGACGATCGCGAAGCAGTCGGCCCGCCTGATTCACTCGTCGAACCTCTTCTACCACGAGTTCACCGCGCCTCTCGCTGAGCGGTTGACGCGGATCTCCGGCCTCGATCGGGTATTCCTCTCGAACAGCGGCACCGAGGCTTGGGAGGGAGCGCTCAAAATTGCTCGCGCCTACGCAAAGAAGAAAGCACCCACCGGATCGGAGCCTAAGTGGCGGGTGTTGGCGATGGAGAATTCTTTCCACGGCCGCACCTATGGATCGCTCTCGACCACAGGTCAGGCAAAATATCGCGATCCGTATGCACCGGTTCTTCCCGGCATCGAGTTTGTCACATTCAATGACGTCGAGGATCTGAAACAGAAGTTCAACGACAGCGTCTGCGCGGTTGCGATTGAGACGGTGCAAGGCGAGGGTGGCATCCAGCTCGTATCCAGCGAATTTCTGGAGACCGCGCGAGCGCTGACTGCAGGTAGCGGTGCTCTGCTCCTGATCGACGAGATTCAAAGTGGGCTCGGGAGAACCGGAAAGTGGTTCGCTTATCAGCACTACGACATCAAGCCGGACGTGGTCACCATCGCGAAGCCGATCGCTGGCGGCTTGCCTCTTGGCGCGCTGCTGACCACGAATGAAGCGGCCAGCGCTCTTAAGCCAGGCATGCACGGCACTACCTTCGGTGGTGGTCCGCTGGCATGTGCCGTTGCTTGCACAGTGATCGATCAAATCGAGAAGAGGAAGCTAATCAAGTCCAATCGCGAGTTGGGCAAGTACTTCGTCAAGAAGCTCGAAGCGCTCAAGAAAAAGCACAAATCGATTCGCGAAGTGCGCGGTCTGGGCTTGATGGTCGCGGCCGAACTCACTTCCGCTGATTTGGCCAAAGCAGTAGTTCCGGCAATGTTGGAGCGCGGGGTGATCATCAATCGCACCCACGAAACTACGCTGCGCTTTCTACCGGCATACACGATCGCGAAGAAGCACATTGATGAAGTAGTGAAGTCGTTGGAGGCAACACTCAAGCAGCTCGAGAAGCACTACATCCAGAAAGAAGCGCCAGTGTCCCCGGAAGGTGAACTGGTTGCGCAAGGGAGCACACATTGA
- the argB gene encoding acetylglutamate kinase yields MKVVVKIGGAALDNKELVHKCARAIVELADGEHHQVAVVHGGGIELTRTLHQLGKESNFVNGLRVTDSETRDVALMVLAGKVNKALVAEIGALGKAAIGICGADGLSFRARKKKTNGTDLGYVGEICSADPRWIESIWNAGGIPVISSVALGTDGEYYNVNADQTAAACAVACRAHALIFLTDVAGVKSADGSVIRWLQMKQIEDLVKTSVVRGGMLPKLEACQEALRRGVGRVRILPASEVALLPDFYTCKIDCGTEVMVA; encoded by the coding sequence TTGAAAGTTGTAGTCAAGATCGGCGGCGCGGCGCTCGACAACAAGGAACTCGTGCACAAGTGTGCGCGTGCCATTGTGGAACTCGCCGACGGCGAGCATCACCAGGTAGCGGTCGTGCATGGCGGCGGTATTGAGCTTACGCGCACGTTGCATCAGTTGGGCAAGGAAAGCAATTTCGTAAACGGTCTGCGCGTTACCGACTCGGAAACGCGGGACGTTGCTCTCATGGTTCTGGCCGGCAAGGTGAATAAGGCTCTTGTCGCCGAAATCGGCGCGCTGGGTAAGGCTGCCATCGGCATTTGCGGCGCCGATGGTCTAAGCTTTCGCGCGCGCAAGAAGAAGACGAATGGTACTGATCTCGGCTATGTCGGTGAAATCTGCTCGGCCGATCCGCGCTGGATCGAATCGATCTGGAACGCAGGCGGGATTCCCGTCATTTCCAGCGTTGCTCTCGGCACCGACGGCGAGTACTACAACGTGAATGCCGATCAGACCGCCGCTGCGTGTGCAGTGGCCTGCCGCGCGCATGCGCTCATCTTCCTTACCGATGTTGCCGGTGTGAAGAGCGCTGACGGATCGGTGATTCGCTGGCTGCAGATGAAGCAGATCGAAGACCTCGTGAAAACTTCCGTCGTGCGTGGCGGCATGCTTCCCAAATTGGAAGCGTGCCAGGAGGCGCTGCGCCGCGGAGTAGGTCGCGTACGCATTCTTCCGGCGAGCGAAGTCGCGCTGCTTCCGGACTTCTATACCTGCAAGATCGACTGTGGCACCGAGGTGATGGTGGCATGA
- the argC gene encoding N-acetyl-gamma-glutamyl-phosphate reductase: MSAQLQTAVVGATGYAGFELARILGRHPRLAKPLLLSRESGNSADLTEYYPHVLGNGQLRVHPFDWQKLSDSQVDLLFLATPHETSREWAPEALKRGMRVVDLSGAWRLKQESHLAIYRFHDADPAVASTTAGKAVYGLPELRSQQISGSTLVANPGCYATSVIVALAPLVAAGVVNRSAGIVCDSKSGVSGAGKQPTATTHFVEVADNLSAYGVFTHRHLGEILEQLNLQDDELTFTPHLLPIPRGILSTTYVRLEQAMTPAEIESIYATFYVGKPWVRLFGTKLPQIRYSLHTNYCDVGFNLSPDGKRLVIVSCLDNLMKGAAGQAVQNMNVMFGFDEKDGLN; the protein is encoded by the coding sequence GTGAGCGCGCAACTCCAGACCGCGGTCGTTGGCGCGACCGGTTATGCCGGATTTGAACTCGCGCGCATTCTCGGACGGCATCCTCGCCTAGCGAAACCTTTACTTTTATCTCGCGAGTCCGGAAACTCCGCCGACCTGACTGAGTACTACCCGCACGTGCTTGGGAACGGCCAACTGCGCGTGCATCCGTTCGACTGGCAGAAGCTGAGCGACAGCCAAGTCGATCTGCTCTTCCTCGCCACTCCGCACGAGACCTCGCGTGAGTGGGCTCCTGAGGCCCTCAAGCGCGGCATGCGCGTCGTTGACCTCAGCGGTGCGTGGCGATTGAAGCAGGAATCTCATCTCGCGATTTACCGCTTTCATGATGCTGATCCGGCAGTGGCTAGCACGACTGCCGGTAAGGCCGTGTACGGACTGCCCGAACTCCGCTCGCAGCAAATCTCTGGATCGACGCTTGTCGCGAATCCGGGCTGCTATGCGACCTCGGTCATCGTCGCACTGGCTCCGCTGGTTGCTGCGGGGGTTGTCAATCGCAGCGCAGGGATCGTTTGCGATTCCAAATCGGGAGTTTCGGGTGCGGGCAAGCAGCCTACGGCTACGACTCACTTTGTGGAAGTAGCCGATAATCTCTCGGCGTATGGCGTCTTCACACACCGGCATCTCGGAGAAATCCTTGAGCAGCTCAATCTGCAGGACGACGAGCTGACGTTTACGCCGCATCTGCTTCCCATTCCGCGTGGAATTCTTTCGACGACCTACGTGCGGCTTGAACAGGCGATGACTCCCGCGGAAATCGAGTCGATTTACGCCACGTTCTACGTGGGAAAACCTTGGGTTCGCCTCTTTGGCACCAAGCTACCGCAGATTCGCTATTCGCTGCACACCAACTATTGCGATGTGGGATTCAACCTGAGCCCCGATGGCAAGCGCTTGGTCATAGTCTCGTGCCTCGACAACCTCATGAAAGGCGCTGCCGGCCAAGCGGTGCAGAACATGAACGTGATGTTCGGTTTCGATGAAAAGGACGGCCTGAATTGA
- the argR gene encoding arginine repressor: MSKLTRQQLILQLIENGKVASQEELRRALARQGQQVTQATLSRDIHELGIIKTGTGYSLTAQAAGEAGLPSAERLVREFVLGVHEAQNQLVVKTSVGSAQPVAAALDAEGWEEMLGSIAGDDTILIICEDKQHAQRLANRIREMLA; encoded by the coding sequence ATGTCCAAGCTCACGAGGCAACAGTTGATTTTGCAACTGATTGAAAACGGAAAGGTCGCAAGCCAGGAGGAGCTGAGGCGCGCTCTTGCGCGCCAGGGGCAGCAGGTCACCCAAGCTACCCTCTCGCGCGACATCCACGAGCTTGGAATTATCAAGACCGGCACCGGCTATTCCCTTACCGCGCAGGCAGCAGGTGAGGCAGGGCTTCCCTCCGCTGAGCGACTGGTTCGGGAGTTTGTGCTGGGCGTCCACGAGGCCCAGAACCAGCTTGTGGTCAAGACCAGTGTCGGCAGCGCCCAGCCCGTTGCGGCAGCGCTCGACGCTGAAGGCTGGGAGGAGATGCTGGGAAGCATCGCCGGCGACGACACCATCCTGATTATTTGCGAAGACAAACAACACGCGCAGCGTCTGGCGAACCGCATAAGGGAGATGCTTGCTTAG
- a CDS encoding PilZ domain-containing protein, whose product MAAPGQETGQEKRTSPRKEMKVPAKVHAGEDNISAEALNLSQSGIFLECSTKVSEGSEVDIVMILPKEITGEAAKWVCCRATVNRVEDERSQGRYGVAATVDRIQAMPELTWPEVDRRITDRRTSERRIVARGGQDRRRRERRTPPSK is encoded by the coding sequence ATGGCCGCACCGGGACAGGAAACAGGGCAGGAAAAGCGAACTTCACCGCGGAAGGAGATGAAGGTTCCTGCCAAAGTACACGCAGGTGAGGACAACATTTCGGCAGAGGCGCTGAACCTAAGCCAGTCTGGCATATTCCTGGAGTGTTCGACGAAGGTGAGCGAAGGCAGCGAGGTCGATATCGTGATGATCCTGCCCAAAGAAATCACAGGTGAGGCGGCAAAGTGGGTCTGCTGCCGCGCGACCGTAAACCGTGTCGAAGATGAAAGATCGCAGGGACGCTATGGCGTTGCTGCCACTGTAGATCGCATCCAGGCCATGCCGGAACTTACCTGGCCCGAGGTCGACCGCCGCATCACCGACCGCCGGACGAGCGAGCGACGGATTGTGGCTCGCGGAGGACAGGACAGACGGCGGCGCGAGCGACGCACGCCTCCTTCGAAGTAG
- the lepB gene encoding signal peptidase I, with protein sequence MSATSVALDLRSAGPVSPPADTGSKRRRWIARVPKPLFWITVALLLTFSFVLDLGMVPTASMEGTVLVGDHLLMLKLPYGPHVPFTQLRLPQLRTPQPGEIVAFRSPVEPGEIYLKRVIAGAGDVVALHGGVLYVNGIRSRETYARVRPNRRWTWQENIGPYRVPAGSLFVLGDNRDNSEDSRYWGPIQVASVVGEPLMIFWSYDAPSSEWLDPNWLHQVQLYASALSHVTQVRWRRTGMLLCLK encoded by the coding sequence TTGAGCGCCACATCTGTAGCTTTGGACTTGCGATCGGCGGGCCCGGTTTCGCCTCCGGCTGACACTGGATCGAAACGCCGCCGGTGGATCGCGCGCGTTCCTAAGCCGCTTTTCTGGATCACCGTTGCGCTCCTTCTCACCTTCTCATTTGTGCTCGACTTGGGAATGGTGCCGACGGCGTCGATGGAAGGGACGGTTCTGGTCGGAGATCATCTGCTGATGCTCAAACTGCCCTATGGTCCGCATGTGCCGTTCACACAGCTCCGATTGCCCCAGTTGCGAACTCCCCAGCCGGGTGAAATCGTCGCCTTTCGTAGTCCGGTAGAACCGGGAGAGATTTATCTCAAGCGCGTGATCGCCGGAGCTGGAGATGTTGTTGCCCTTCATGGTGGCGTGCTCTACGTAAATGGCATCCGATCGCGAGAGACTTACGCGCGTGTGCGTCCCAACCGACGCTGGACGTGGCAGGAAAACATCGGACCGTATCGTGTTCCGGCCGGATCGCTGTTTGTACTCGGCGACAATCGCGATAACTCCGAGGACAGCCGCTATTGGGGACCGATCCAGGTGGCAAGTGTTGTCGGCGAGCCGCTCATGATTTTCTGGTCTTACGATGCGCCCAGTTCCGAGTGGCTTGATCCGAATTGGCTGCATCAAGTGCAGCTTTATGCGTCGGCGTTGAGTCATGTAACACAAGTTCGCTGGCGCCGGACGGGCATGCTCCTCTGCCTCAAGTGA
- the purM gene encoding phosphoribosylformylglycinamidine cyclo-ligase, protein MAQSTAQKTNRRPATYSQAGVDISRADRAKQRIKYLAQKTFNRSVLSDIGSFGGLFSLGQKYRDPVLVSSADGVGTKLKVAFEMNLHHTVGGDLVNHCVNDIAVQGAAPLFFLDYFASGKVDPEVTEKVVSGLADACKQNGCALIGGETAEMPGFYSDGEYDIAGFIVGVVERDRIITGERVEIGDVIVGLPSNGLHTNGYSLARKLFFEIARYTTETFVSEIKNKAGNELMRTHKSYWPILRRLIEAEAVMAMAHITGGGITENLPRVLPKGTAANIQLGSWPVLPVFQHLQKLGNVDQEEMMRTFNMGIGMILVVPPKKFKRVQSILDRINEKGYTIGRIVKGDRKVIYS, encoded by the coding sequence TTGGCCCAATCGACAGCCCAGAAGACGAATCGCCGACCCGCTACCTACTCTCAGGCCGGCGTAGATATCAGCCGCGCCGACCGTGCCAAGCAGCGCATTAAATATCTCGCGCAAAAAACCTTCAATCGCAGCGTTCTCAGCGACATCGGCAGCTTTGGTGGATTGTTCTCGCTCGGCCAGAAATACCGGGATCCCGTGTTGGTTTCGAGCGCAGACGGGGTCGGCACTAAGCTCAAGGTCGCCTTTGAGATGAACCTGCACCATACCGTGGGCGGCGATCTCGTGAACCACTGCGTGAACGACATCGCCGTACAAGGAGCCGCGCCGCTCTTTTTTCTCGACTATTTCGCCAGCGGAAAAGTTGATCCCGAGGTGACGGAGAAGGTCGTATCGGGCCTGGCAGATGCGTGCAAGCAGAATGGATGCGCTCTGATCGGTGGCGAGACGGCAGAGATGCCCGGCTTCTACTCCGACGGGGAGTATGACATCGCCGGCTTCATCGTTGGCGTCGTTGAACGCGATCGCATTATCACCGGCGAGCGAGTGGAGATCGGTGACGTGATCGTTGGCCTTCCGTCGAACGGACTTCACACCAACGGATACTCTCTAGCCCGCAAACTCTTCTTCGAAATAGCGCGCTATACGACGGAAACGTTCGTCAGCGAGATCAAAAACAAGGCCGGCAACGAGCTAATGCGCACGCACAAGAGCTACTGGCCTATCCTGCGCCGTTTGATTGAGGCCGAGGCTGTTATGGCTATGGCTCACATCACTGGCGGTGGAATCACAGAGAATCTGCCCCGCGTATTACCCAAAGGTACGGCGGCGAACATTCAACTCGGATCGTGGCCAGTACTACCCGTCTTCCAACATCTGCAGAAGCTGGGCAACGTGGATCAGGAAGAGATGATGCGCACGTTCAATATGGGAATCGGCATGATCCTGGTGGTACCGCCGAAGAAGTTCAAACGAGTGCAGAGCATTCTGGATCGCATTAACGAAAAGGGTTATACGATTGGGCGCATCGTTAAGGGCGATCGCAAAGTTATCTACTCTTGA
- the purN gene encoding phosphoribosylglycinamide formyltransferase — MKRLGILLSGRGSNFIAIADNIAAGKIPGAEIAVVISNKPYAPGLQAAEQRGLNAHVIQSKGLPRAEHDAAVVACLREHKVDVVCLAGYMRLISPVFLEAFPNRVLNIHPSLLPAFPGLDAQRQALEYGAQISGCTVHFVDENLDHGVIVTQRSVAVSPDDDEHSLAERILEQEHIAYSEAIRMVLSGDYEIVGRRYLSKPVSPRRHGDTEKAV, encoded by the coding sequence ATGAAACGACTCGGCATTCTTCTCTCCGGACGCGGTTCTAACTTCATCGCCATAGCCGACAACATAGCAGCGGGAAAAATTCCCGGCGCGGAGATCGCAGTCGTTATCTCAAATAAGCCTTATGCACCCGGACTGCAAGCAGCCGAGCAACGCGGGCTTAACGCACACGTAATCCAGAGCAAGGGACTCCCACGCGCGGAGCACGATGCTGCCGTGGTCGCTTGCCTGCGCGAGCACAAGGTTGATGTTGTTTGCCTGGCGGGATACATGCGCCTGATCTCGCCGGTATTTCTCGAAGCATTTCCCAATCGCGTACTGAACATCCACCCTTCGTTACTGCCGGCGTTTCCTGGACTCGACGCACAACGCCAGGCGCTCGAATACGGCGCGCAGATCAGCGGGTGTACTGTGCACTTCGTCGATGAAAACCTCGACCACGGGGTCATTGTCACGCAGCGCTCAGTTGCAGTGTCGCCCGATGACGACGAGCACAGCCTGGCAGAGCGCATTTTGGAACAGGAACACATTGCATACAGCGAAGCCATCCGCATGGTGCTCAGCGGGGACTACGAGATTGTTGGGCGGCGGTACTTGAGCAAACCTGTCTCACCACGGAGGCATGGAGACACGGAGAAAGCCGTGTGA